A DNA window from Daucus carota subsp. sativus chromosome 3, DH1 v3.0, whole genome shotgun sequence contains the following coding sequences:
- the LOC108214941 gene encoding zinc finger CCCH domain-containing protein 41: MDQRLVFPKGDLSPHDSASDPEEKEFSDDDDDDRNHKHRRRETQTQSLERDIGQASTRPYRNRNKPFENGHPHRESASQSNETWRNYNMPPLEKDFPGKFDRRRPGSTPISRAPLDLNQRGRGNQSWTGDPGSGRGRGREPWGVRDSRFSSLDFNPAIAQQGYVPSSLFAGRGMSSVSNPQSASWTAFGLVPGLPNGGLDSLHPLGLQRTLRAPINPSMNMGMPHQRCRDFEERGFCLRGDMCPMEHGINRIVIEDVQSLSQFNLPVTLPSAHMMGASAAPGPSSAVSAPSSTLGNGQGVYSKSGKAGAENDGLGSNGDAIGSAVATGADFYDPDQPLWTNDSAQTSTELLSSDPTKVTRGDNQSVPTHDQHIGLYSGSANERPVKNPVTALGSHSTNSSVRGQSSSLKNRVNSVQTVTTNEDHVLDTVEDAVGHQGKMKNADDIVSHSMEAMKTLNSTARFIQKPSQKARCTLFVSGIPQKDNRRDALLSHFQKFGEVINVYIPVNSERAFVQFSKREEAEDALKAPDAVMGNRFIKLWWANRDNVPLVGMSTGGTVPLASSIVSATSVPDVPAVATKDVPKGGSSHELVSSLNSFDQLKSVATNGPTAAMQKKVENLDYLKEIRKKQEMLDRKRSEFKRLLERMEKQKQAAGSKSELAVEQAAKRPKVEIVADVQKAGSPVLVGSSSIVPSIQAELTDRSRTGRNTKPHSSDTSMVMALTESSSFKQSTRQQAPAGTPFVMNRFKLDNRPTSFKIVPPLPSGLANVAALKEHFSTFGELANLDLEDIELGDNTDETMKLNKCASVYFTTRHSAEKAFSNGKWWKGHSMQFIWLTSSNSGKEDTGRENPSSPTKGSSDANGQPVGEGALLVSQKKPMSGDEESENSERRDKSSDHLGADDEMHSSLTPVSLEKQSSQG, encoded by the exons ATGGATCAGAGGCTTGTATTTCCAAAGGGTGACCTTTCTCCTCATGATTCTGCTAGCGATCCTGAGGAAAAAGAATTCAGTGATGACGACGATGATGATCGTAATCACAAACATCGGAGAAGAGAGACACAGACTCAATCACTGGAAAGAGATATTGGACAAGCTTCAACAAGGCCGTACAGAAACCGGAACAAGCCCTTTGAAAATGGGCATCCTCATAGGGAATCCGCTTCTCAATCTAATGAAACATGGCGAAATTACAACATGCCACCTCTCGAGAAAGATTTTCCTGGAAAGTTTGACAGAAGACGTCCTGGCTCAACACCTATTTCTCGAGCTCCCTTGGATTTGAACCAGAGAGGCAGGGGGAACCAATCATGGACTGGTGATCCTGGATCTGGTAGAGGTAGAGGAAGGGAACCCTGGGGTGTACGTGATTCTAGGTTTAGCTCCCTCGATTTCAATCCTGCCATAGCTCAACAGGGTTATGTCCCTTCAAGTCTATTTGCAGGACGGGGAATGTCAAGTGTTTCAAATCCACAAAGTGCATCCTGGACCGCATTTGGATTGGTTCCGGGATTACCAAATGGTGGCTTAGATAGCCTTCATCCCCTTGGTTTGCAAAGAACACTTAGAGCGCCTATTAATCCTTCAATGAATATGGGCATGCCTCACCAAAGATGTAGGGACTTTGAGGAGCGTGGCTTTTGCTTGAGAGGAGACATGTGTCCTATGGAACATGGTATCAATCGAATTGTCATCGAGGATGTTCAG AGCCTTTCTCAGTTTAATCTACCTGTTACACTTCCAAGTGCGCACATGATGGGTGCTTCTGCTGCTCCCGGACCTTCTTCTGCAGTAAGTGCCCCTTCAAGCACATTGGGAAATGGACAAGGTGTATATAGCAAAAGTGGCAAGGCTGGAGCCGAGAATGATGGATTGGGTTCAAATGGTGATGCTATTGGATCTGCTGTTGCAACTGGAGCTGATTTTTACGATCCTGATCAGCCTCTTTGGACAAATGATAGTGCCCAAACTTCAACTGAGCTCCTATCGTCAGATCCTACAAAGGTCACTCGAGGTGATAATCAATCAGTCCCGACTCATGATCAGCATATTGGATTGTACAGTGGTTCTGCCAATGAGCGTCCAGTTAAAAACCCTGTGACTGCTTTAGGATCGCATAGTACAAATTCATCAGTCCGAGGACAAAGTAGTAGTTTGAAAAATAGGGTAAATTCTGTTCAAACTGTCACTACAAATGAAGATCATGTCTTGGACACTGTTGAAGATGCTGTTGGGCATCAGGGGAAGATGAAGAATGCAGATGATATTGTTTCACATTCCATGGAAGCAATGAAGACACTTAATAGCACTGCACGGTTTATTCAAAAGCCATCTCAAAAGGCTAGATGTACTTTATTTGTCAGTGGTATACCCCAGAAAGACAATAGAAGAGATGCCCTTTTATcacattttcaaaaatttggggAGGTTATCAACGTTTATATCCCCGTAAACAGTGAGCGGGCATTTGTTCAGTTTTCTAAGCGGGAAGAAGCTGAGGATGCTTTAAAGGCACCAGATGCGGTAATGGGCAATCGCTTTATAAAGCTGTGGTGGGCTAATCGTGACAATGTTCCTCTTGTTGGGATGAGCACTGGCGGTACTGTACCCTTAGCTTCTTCTATTGTGTCAGCTACCTCAGTTCCAGATGTTCCAGCTGTTGCAACCAAAGATGTTCCCAAGGGCGGTAGTTCGCATGAATTAGTTTCATCATTGAATTCATTTGATCAGCTTAAATCTGTGGCGACCAATGGTCCAACAGCTGCTATGCAGAAAAAGGTGGAGAATTTAGATTATTTGAAGGAGATTCGCAAGAAGCAAGAGATGCTCGATAGGAAACGGAGTGAGTTTAAACGTCTATTGGAGAGAATGGAGAAACAAAAACAG GCTGCAGGTAGCAAATCTGAACTTGCTGTGGAACAGGCAGCTAaaagacctaaagtggaaattGTAGCTGATGTACAAAAAGCTGGAAGTCCAGTTTTAGTTGGTTCTAGTTCTATTGTTCCCTCAATTCAAGCTGAACTGACTGATAGAAGCAGAACTGGACGGAATACTAAACCTCATAGCTCTGATACCAGTATGGTGATGGCATTGACAGAATCTTCAAGCTTTAAACAGTCAACTCGTCAGCAGGCACCGGCAGGGACACCCTTTGTAATGAATAGATTTAAATTGGATAATCGGCCGACCTCATTCAAGATCGTTCCACCTCTACCTTCTGGTCTCGCTAAT GTTGCTGCTTTGAAAGAACATTTCTCAACATTTGGCGAGCTTGCTAATCTGGATCTGGAAGATATAGAGCTTGGAGATAACACTGATGAGACGATGAAATTGAACAAATGTGCTTCTGTATATTTCACTACTCGTCATTCTGCTGAAAAGGCATTCTCTAATGGCAAATGGTGGAAGGGCCACAGCATGCAGTTTATATGGCTGACTTCTAGTAACTCCGGCAAAGAGGATACTGGCAGAGAAAATCCTTCTTCTCCTACAAAAGGTTCTTCAGATGCTAATGGTCAGCCCGTAGGAGAAGGTGCATTGTTGGTTTCCCAGAAAAAACCAATGTCGGGAGATGAGGAATCTGAGAATTCGGAACGAAGAGATAAAAGTTCTGATCACTTGGGGGCTGATGACGAAATGCATTCAAGTTTGACCCCAGTGTCATTGGAGAAGCAGTCATCTCAGGGGTGA